A single Hippopotamus amphibius kiboko isolate mHipAmp2 chromosome 5, mHipAmp2.hap2, whole genome shotgun sequence DNA region contains:
- the SLC35G1 gene encoding solute carrier family 35 member G1 — protein sequence MPPVEDTGAVKRLDSGLPLMDIPLSGSKREPAAAEVVETPGPGGCWQCPSPPCGSRAQQEAEKKAPCPGLGLFYTLLSAFLFSVGSLFVKKVQDIHAVEISAFRCLFQLLIIIPCLIYRKTGFIGPKGQRIFLVSRGILGSSAMILLYYAYQSTSLADATVISFSCPVFTSIIACIFLKEKCSLWDALFTSFTITGVILIVRPPFLFGSEVVETDKDYSLHLKGAFAALAHAVFAAVTLVILRKIGTSVDYMLSIWYYVVAGLIECIIALFILGQWSLPRCGMDRLFLILIGLFGLGGQVFLAKAIQIEKAGLVALMKTMDVVFAFMFQIIFFHDVPSWWTVGGSLCVVASSIGAAIRKWYQSSK from the exons ATGCCGCCCGTGGAGGACACCGGGGCCGTCAAGCGGCTGGATTCCGGGCTGCCGCTGATGGACATCCCGCTCTCAGGCTCCAAGCGCGAGCCGGCGGCCGCTGAAGTAGTGGAGACGCCCGGCCCCGGCGGGTGCTGGCAGTGCCCTTCCCCGCCGTGCGGCTCGCGCGCGCAGCAGG AAGCCGAGAAGAAAGCACCCTGTCCTGGACTTGGCTTGTTTTACACATTATTGTCTGCGTTCCTTTTCTCAGTGGGctctttatttgttaaaaaagtGCAAGACATCCACGCTGTAGAAATTAGTGCATTCCGATGTCTGTTCCAATTGCTAATCATTATCCCTTGCTTAATATACAGAAA AACTGGGTTTATAGGCCCCAAAGGTCAACGAATCTTCCTCGTTTCCAGAGGAATCCTTGGTTCTAGTGCCATGATCCTTTTGTACTACGCCTACCAGTCAACGTCCCTCGCAGATGCCACGGTTATCTCATTTAGCTGTCCAGTGTTTACATCTATAATTGCTTGCATATTTCTCAAGGAAAAATGTAGCCTTTGGGACGCTCTCTTCACCTCATTCACAATCACCGGAGTGATCCTTATTGTGAGGCCACCGTTTTTGTTTGGTTCCGAAGTCGTGGAGACGGATAAAGACTATTCACTTCACCTGAAGGGCGCTTTCGCAGCACTCGCGCACGCTGTGTTTGCTGCCGTGACTCTAGTTATCCTAAGGAAAATAGGGACATCTGTGGACTACATGTTGAGCATTTGGTATTATGTAGTAGCTGGCCTCATCGAGTGCATCATTGCCCTTTTTATATTAGGACAATGGAGTCTGCCACGCTGTGGGATGGACAGGTTATTTCTCATACTAATTGGGCTGTTCGGTTTGGGAGGTCAGGTGTTTCTCGCAAAAGCCATTCAAATAGAAAAAGCAGGGCTGGTAGCATTAATGAAGACTATGGATGTGGTCTTTGCTTTTatgtttcagattattttctttcatgatgTGCCATCGTGGTGGACAGTGGGTGGCTCTCTATGCGTAGTAGCCAGTAGCATTGGAGCGGCCATTCGTAAGTGGTACCAGAGTTCCAAATAA